Proteins encoded within one genomic window of Nordella sp. HKS 07:
- a CDS encoding site-specific integrase, giving the protein MPRLNEKALNDARLRSLKPAAERYDVFDAGMRGLGLRVAPSGLKTWFAMRRAKGRMIRVSLGRYPEVPLAKARQLAAPVLASLSQGNVPVKADSLCFVEVMKSWLAGDQAKNRSRQDVERALKLHVLPYWRNRDITEIRRGDVSRVLDRIVGSGAAVQANRVLAYLRRMFNWCVSRDLIAMSPTAGIKAPTREKSRDRVLKLEELQSVWKVAQGMAYPFGPMLQLLIVTGQRLEEVAGAEWREIDRDGAIWNLPANRTKNGRPHVVHLSSSALEVLAALPRLNDCPFLFSTTGETPVSGFSKMKRRLDTASGLSGWTLHDLRRTFATILTESLSVSPVVVDRILNHVSGAVRGVAAVYQRGEYLADRKSAMTAYGSLVERLGGEQNGNIIELAKSATG; this is encoded by the coding sequence ATGCCGAGACTGAATGAAAAGGCCCTAAATGACGCTCGTCTCCGTAGCCTGAAACCGGCTGCGGAGCGGTATGATGTGTTCGATGCTGGCATGCGAGGGCTGGGGCTCCGCGTTGCTCCTTCCGGTCTCAAGACTTGGTTTGCCATGCGGCGGGCGAAAGGGCGGATGATCCGCGTCTCACTCGGCAGATACCCCGAGGTGCCACTGGCAAAGGCTCGCCAGCTGGCAGCACCGGTGCTTGCCAGCCTCTCCCAGGGTAATGTGCCGGTGAAGGCGGACAGCCTCTGCTTTGTTGAGGTCATGAAGAGCTGGCTGGCGGGAGATCAAGCGAAGAACAGGTCTCGGCAGGACGTGGAGAGGGCTTTAAAACTGCATGTTCTGCCATATTGGCGCAACCGCGACATAACGGAGATAAGGCGTGGAGATGTCAGCCGTGTGCTCGACAGGATTGTCGGAAGCGGTGCCGCCGTCCAAGCCAATCGCGTCCTCGCCTATCTCCGGCGGATGTTCAACTGGTGTGTATCGCGAGACTTGATCGCGATGTCGCCAACAGCAGGCATCAAAGCGCCCACAAGGGAAAAGAGCCGGGATCGGGTCCTCAAGCTTGAGGAGCTGCAATCAGTGTGGAAGGTAGCTCAGGGCATGGCCTATCCTTTCGGCCCGATGCTGCAGTTGCTCATCGTGACGGGTCAACGTCTCGAAGAGGTTGCTGGTGCCGAATGGAGGGAGATCGATCGGGACGGTGCCATATGGAATCTTCCCGCGAACCGAACAAAGAACGGAAGGCCGCATGTGGTGCATTTATCCTCGTCGGCGCTTGAGGTGCTTGCTGCGCTGCCACGTTTAAACGACTGTCCGTTCTTGTTCAGCACGACGGGAGAAACGCCTGTCAGCGGATTCAGCAAGATGAAGCGCCGCTTGGATACAGCCAGTGGATTGAGCGGATGGACCCTGCATGACCTGCGGAGAACCTTTGCCACTATCTTGACCGAAAGCCTGTCTGTGAGCCCGGTTGTGGTGGATCGCATCCTCAATCACGTGTCCGGTGCGGTCCGGGGGGTGGCGGCGGTCTATCAGCGAGGCGAATATCTAGCCGATCGGAAGTCTGCAATGACTGCGTATGGTAGTCTCGTCGAACGGCTTGGCGGTGAGCAGAATGGCAACATCATCGAGCTGGCAAAGTCGGCCACCGGATAA
- a CDS encoding AlpA family transcriptional regulator yields the protein MSAGDHAFLRLPQVLKAIGVSASTLWRWEQSGLFPRRRKLGPNIVGWHQSEITEWVRSRDMAQSPSASVRIS from the coding sequence ATGTCGGCAGGCGATCACGCTTTTCTCCGTCTGCCCCAAGTTCTGAAGGCCATTGGCGTGTCAGCCTCGACACTATGGCGATGGGAGCAGTCCGGTCTCTTCCCACGGCGTCGGAAGCTGGGCCCCAATATTGTGGGCTGGCATCAATCTGAAATCACTGAATGGGTAAGGAGCCGTGATATGGCTCAATCACCTTCAGCAAGCGTGCGTATTTCATAG
- a CDS encoding HGGxSTG domain-containing protein, producing the protein MNKPMKADGRANIERWKFGPDWPGRRCSARTRSGKQCQKPALKGKKRCQLHGGKSTGAPTGANNGNWKHGQFTKEVLQRQHRDRAVLQLLRTMWPLIAKLQGGTATTADVRNLRRLEAIFDNYE; encoded by the coding sequence ATGAACAAGCCCATGAAAGCGGACGGACGCGCAAATATTGAGCGATGGAAATTCGGTCCTGATTGGCCGGGACGCCGCTGTAGCGCGCGGACCCGATCTGGCAAACAATGTCAAAAACCGGCACTAAAGGGTAAAAAGCGATGCCAGCTCCACGGTGGTAAGAGCACCGGAGCGCCAACAGGCGCAAATAACGGCAACTGGAAGCATGGCCAATTCACGAAGGAAGTGCTGCAACGTCAGCATCGGGACAGAGCTGTTCTTCAGTTGCTGAGGACGATGTGGCCGCTGATAGCGAAACTGCAAGGCGGCACAGCGACGACTGCGGACGTTAGGAATTTGAGGCGCCTGGAGGCTATCTTCGACAACTATGAGTAA
- a CDS encoding class I SAM-dependent methyltransferase, translated as MDKVLSEFFKETAASDIYPYGYGTVADFLKMPLEVGSFDWVITNPPFNLAEEFVARALPVARRGVAILARTVFMESRGRYERLFKPTPPAIFAQFVERVPMVKGRLDQRASTATGYAWFIWLTEGSRSTQALWIPPCRKVLETELDYELPPSRMSSR; from the coding sequence ATGGATAAGGTGTTGAGCGAGTTCTTCAAGGAAACAGCCGCATCGGATATCTATCCATACGGTTACGGAACCGTCGCGGACTTTTTGAAGATGCCGCTTGAAGTCGGCTCCTTTGACTGGGTCATTACCAATCCCCCGTTCAATTTGGCAGAAGAATTCGTGGCCCGCGCTTTACCTGTCGCTCGACGTGGTGTGGCAATCCTCGCCAGAACCGTTTTTATGGAAAGCCGCGGACGATACGAACGTCTATTCAAACCGACCCCTCCGGCAATTTTCGCTCAGTTTGTTGAACGGGTACCTATGGTCAAAGGCAGGCTTGATCAGAGAGCGTCGACCGCCACTGGGTACGCTTGGTTCATTTGGCTGACAGAAGGATCGAGAAGTACTCAGGCGTTGTGGATCCCGCCTTGCAGGAAGGTGTTAGAAACTGAATTAGACTATGAATTGCCGCCGAGCCGCATGTCATCCCGGTAG
- a CDS encoding MFS transporter: MSDVVTDASAGGRRRGLIAVITSVTIVGIMISAVAPLLSLNLEQRGVSAGWNGLLAAMPPLATLIFGVFMPMVIRRIGAAPSIYLGAGISATALLLFPMFQQLPAWFALRFVMGVGMGIVWVVSEAWVNALAPENNRGAVMGIYVTVLCVGLASGPLILGLIGSEGALPFVATAIILAIALLPIPLASGSGGAPSFHDPEIIPLTSAIRHAPVIMIAGLLNGAIWTTQLALLPVYGVRAGLPESRALILLTAFIFGSAVFQLPIGRLLDRWSGRSVLVLCGAIQCLGAIVLPLVVHDSVLVWLWLLIWGGFLAGLYTTELTMIGRSFATKELPGATTVFNMAFNFGALSGPALAGVAMQIWDPHGMLVVIGAAGAGVAIMSMSFADAKQPVRLD, encoded by the coding sequence ATGAGCGACGTTGTCACGGATGCCTCGGCGGGCGGGCGGAGACGGGGTCTGATTGCCGTTATCACTAGCGTAACAATTGTCGGGATCATGATCAGCGCCGTGGCGCCACTGCTGTCGCTCAATCTTGAGCAACGCGGCGTTAGCGCAGGGTGGAACGGCCTATTGGCGGCCATGCCGCCTCTCGCCACTCTGATATTCGGCGTTTTCATGCCGATGGTTATCCGGCGCATTGGCGCGGCACCCTCCATCTATTTGGGCGCGGGCATCAGCGCAACGGCGTTGCTGCTGTTCCCTATGTTCCAGCAGCTCCCAGCCTGGTTCGCTCTCCGTTTTGTAATGGGAGTTGGAATGGGGATCGTCTGGGTGGTGAGCGAGGCGTGGGTCAACGCGCTTGCTCCAGAAAACAATCGCGGCGCAGTAATGGGCATCTACGTAACGGTGCTTTGTGTGGGGCTGGCCAGCGGGCCTCTTATTTTGGGGTTGATTGGAAGTGAGGGCGCTCTTCCCTTCGTTGCTACTGCGATCATCCTCGCCATAGCCTTGTTGCCGATCCCTCTCGCCAGCGGCAGCGGTGGTGCGCCTTCATTTCACGATCCGGAAATCATCCCGTTGACGAGCGCAATACGCCATGCGCCCGTGATCATGATTGCGGGTCTGTTGAATGGCGCGATCTGGACGACTCAGCTAGCGTTGCTGCCGGTTTACGGTGTTCGGGCCGGCTTGCCGGAAAGCCGAGCTTTGATCCTGCTCACCGCCTTCATATTCGGGAGTGCTGTATTTCAATTGCCAATCGGAAGGCTACTGGACAGATGGAGCGGACGCAGTGTGCTGGTTCTGTGCGGCGCGATTCAGTGCCTTGGAGCGATTGTACTGCCACTAGTTGTCCACGACAGCGTGCTCGTTTGGCTTTGGCTATTGATTTGGGGTGGATTTCTTGCAGGCCTCTACACGACGGAACTCACGATGATTGGCCGCAGCTTCGCGACAAAGGAGCTGCCGGGAGCAACCACCGTCTTCAACATGGCCTTCAATTTCGGCGCGCTTTCTGGTCCCGCACTTGCTGGAGTCGCAATGCAAATCTGGGATCCGCACGGGATGCTTGTGGTGATCGGGGCAGCAGGGGCTGGAGTCGCGATCATGTCTATGAGCTTCGCCGACGCCAAGCAGCCTGTTCGGTTGGATTGA
- a CDS encoding cytochrome C, translated as MAARAARNTLSVLAAIALSGAASGQEKVSVEQGLYISVIGGCHDCHTQGYREAGGKIDPTKAMKGDASIGWQSRLGVAYAPNLRLFAFIRDEDGFVQDMADLHETLPPMPWYNVRAIKEDDLRSLYRYLISLGDAGKPVPLASHEEPKTPYITIDPPTMPKK; from the coding sequence ATGGCTGCGAGAGCCGCGCGTAACACGCTTAGTGTTTTAGCCGCGATAGCGCTTTCTGGCGCCGCCTCTGGGCAAGAAAAAGTGTCGGTGGAGCAAGGACTTTATATTTCCGTCATTGGCGGTTGCCACGATTGCCATACCCAAGGGTATCGCGAGGCGGGAGGCAAGATTGATCCAACCAAAGCAATGAAGGGTGATGCGTCGATTGGTTGGCAGAGTCGTTTGGGTGTGGCCTATGCCCCCAACCTCAGATTATTTGCATTTATCCGGGATGAAGATGGTTTCGTTCAAGACATGGCCGATCTTCACGAAACTCTACCTCCAATGCCTTGGTACAACGTGCGTGCGATCAAGGAAGACGACCTTCGCTCTCTCTATCGATATCTCATCTCTCTTGGCGATGCTGGTAAGCCGGTTCCCCTAGCCTCTCATGAGGAACCGAAAACGCCGTACATTACAATTGACCCGCCTACCATGCCTAAGAAGTAA
- a CDS encoding LamG-like jellyroll fold domain-containing protein: MNWNGSRPAEGITLKWPVIVLVLAATAIPIELRPWGIAPLGSSVEVDDVLENIAGFLPVGIVLAELGFLRAVGAAFLLSTFAEASQFMMVHRDPSAIDVVSNVIGAILGVAISKRWEVRSPVVKVNRPRGLAAAVLAFAVAGGVWATSGEAPSARGVRLPGTLEAYWKLDEGSGRIAMDSSGHGLHGTFKNEPGRMGGVLGGAVSLDGKNDYLDFGQSSALRLVRSMTISAWINSTAFPHDDAAIVSQRHRGFGYQLDTTIDRGPRTIGFKLTSACGDLMARYGATPLVLGTWYHVAGVYDADARTLDVYLNGKLDNGFLLGSVTGEQHSSRSAVYVGRGGDPGFEFVGSIDDVRIYSFALTKAEIAADMRGRVDGSSVQRAADAGYQEVPCRILSDQEDARIPAAAAIVGVLVAVACIGLWPSTGALLCLAVSFAAGLVLLPATSSNLPLLGLSVIPLVSLAGGASVAGSVSRRN; the protein is encoded by the coding sequence ATGAATTGGAACGGTTCTCGCCCCGCAGAGGGAATCACCCTGAAATGGCCGGTCATTGTACTGGTTTTGGCGGCAACTGCGATTCCAATCGAGTTGCGGCCGTGGGGCATCGCACCGCTGGGCTCCAGCGTTGAGGTCGATGACGTCCTAGAGAACATTGCGGGGTTCCTTCCCGTCGGCATTGTGCTCGCCGAACTGGGTTTCTTACGGGCAGTCGGAGCGGCATTCTTGCTCTCGACATTTGCCGAAGCCAGCCAGTTCATGATGGTGCACCGCGACCCATCGGCTATCGATGTTGTTTCGAATGTGATCGGAGCCATTCTCGGGGTGGCAATCAGTAAGCGCTGGGAGGTTCGGTCGCCTGTGGTGAAGGTCAACAGACCGAGAGGGCTGGCTGCGGCCGTGCTGGCTTTTGCCGTGGCTGGCGGTGTATGGGCGACCTCAGGCGAGGCCCCCAGTGCTAGAGGCGTGAGGCTTCCGGGGACGCTCGAAGCCTACTGGAAGTTGGACGAGGGTAGTGGCCGGATCGCGATGGATTCCTCTGGGCATGGCCTGCACGGCACGTTCAAGAACGAACCGGGGCGAATGGGCGGTGTGCTAGGCGGTGCCGTCAGCCTCGACGGCAAGAATGATTATCTCGACTTCGGTCAGTCCTCCGCGCTTCGGCTCGTCAGAAGTATGACAATCAGCGCGTGGATAAACTCAACTGCCTTCCCCCATGACGACGCCGCGATTGTGTCACAACGTCACCGCGGCTTCGGCTACCAGTTGGATACGACTATTGATAGAGGCCCGCGCACGATCGGCTTCAAACTCACGAGTGCCTGCGGAGACCTTATGGCTCGTTACGGAGCTACTCCTCTGGTTCTCGGTACCTGGTACCACGTGGCCGGCGTCTACGACGCAGATGCGCGTACACTCGACGTGTATTTGAACGGGAAACTGGATAACGGATTCTTGCTCGGCTCGGTGACAGGTGAGCAACACAGTTCCCGGTCGGCAGTCTACGTCGGGCGTGGGGGCGATCCAGGCTTCGAGTTCGTGGGCTCCATAGACGACGTCCGTATTTACTCGTTTGCGCTGACCAAGGCCGAGATCGCGGCGGACATGCGTGGAAGAGTAGACGGCTCATCCGTCCAGCGTGCTGCCGATGCGGGTTACCAGGAGGTTCCGTGTCGAATATTGTCCGATCAGGAGGATGCACGGATTCCAGCCGCTGCTGCAATAGTGGGTGTCCTCGTAGCCGTCGCGTGCATCGGCCTCTGGCCGTCCACTGGGGCACTGCTCTGCCTTGCGGTCAGCTTTGCCGCCGGACTGGTTCTTCTACCGGCCACGTCCTCCAATTTACCATTGCTTGGCTTGTCGGTGATACCGCTGGTTAGTCTCGCTGGAGGTGCATCCGTGGCTGGTTCGGTGAGCCGTCGGAACTAA
- a CDS encoding serine hydrolase produces the protein MLLLPSLVGVAASCGPAPDASSEFRTASLEEAGLDPTILCSLDERLNARPEANVHAVVVLWNGRLVFETYRKGDGWKWGTQLREVSYSPSRIHDTRSVSKSVVSLLLGVALDRKLIAYVDEHVFTYFPEYGDIKTPEKDVMTLRDLLTMSAGLRANEDVDWYSPIA, from the coding sequence ATGCTCCTGTTGCCGTCCTTAGTGGGCGTGGCAGCTTCATGTGGGCCTGCTCCCGACGCAAGCAGTGAGTTCCGGACCGCCTCGCTCGAGGAAGCTGGGCTGGACCCAACTATTCTATGCTCGCTCGACGAACGGCTGAATGCGCGTCCAGAAGCCAACGTACACGCGGTGGTCGTGTTGTGGAACGGTCGGCTTGTGTTTGAGACTTATCGGAAGGGGGACGGCTGGAAGTGGGGCACCCAGCTTCGCGAGGTCAGTTACTCGCCATCGAGGATCCACGACACGCGGTCAGTCAGCAAAAGCGTCGTCTCCTTGTTGCTAGGGGTCGCGCTGGACCGCAAGCTGATTGCATACGTCGATGAGCACGTCTTCACCTACTTTCCTGAATACGGAGATATCAAGACGCCCGAAAAGGATGTGATGACGCTCCGAGACTTATTGACCATGTCGGCCGGTCTCCGCGCGAACGAAGATGTGGATTGGTACAGTCCCATCGCGTGA
- a CDS encoding SOS response-associated peptidase family protein, whose product MVWVAKNDNRPPMAFAGIWRPWTGTRGTKKAPIEGEHLLYSFLMTEVVEPIHPKAVPVILADEQSWYIWLNGSVEETLELQRPAPADMIKIVAHGTSKED is encoded by the coding sequence ATGGTGTGGGTTGCGAAGAACGACAATCGGCCGCCCATGGCTTTCGCCGGCATCTGGCGGCCGTGGACCGGCACGCGAGGCACAAAGAAAGCGCCGATCGAGGGAGAGCACCTGCTCTATTCGTTTCTGATGACAGAGGTCGTCGAGCCGATCCACCCCAAGGCAGTTCCAGTGATTTTGGCGGATGAACAGTCCTGGTACATCTGGCTGAATGGATCAGTCGAAGAAACGCTCGAGCTCCAGCGGCCGGCGCCGGCGGACATGATCAAGATCGTGGCGCACGGGACTAGCAAGGAGGATTAG